In a genomic window of Halalkalicoccus sp. CG83:
- a CDS encoding small ribosomal subunit Rsm22 family protein: protein MNESQRRAILDSAKYLRNVRPLDPEELSEYVEGGAHPAVVRQVLREHVVELRLREREDGTFVPAPEEPIAPAFDGVRTVPKEHLDRLEALLVERFGPDWADDETGDDLRAEIRRLKERYYRQHPVEYDYEAALGYALYHLSAYYAATQYLLDELASAGLLSSPLRVLDVGAGVGGPALGLFDYVGSEGALVEYHAVEPSAAADVLETFLEGIDRNVDATIHRTTAEAFEPEGEYDLLVFANVLVELSEPIEVLRRYLSYLAPDGSLIALSPADKNTSTNLRRVERAVVDGRTSNGRDEDGYTAYAPELRLWPGEAPTDRGWSFDRKPDLEVPALQRRLDEGARAAHGDGTANGAQANERDPATGEFVNRDVQYSYSILRRDGRRRAEVEPSPERFAKLADTESHVGDRIDCVTVKLSRSLSEGGNNPLFRVSDGSQSTDHYAVLTRETSLNRTLLDADYGAVLVLEGALALWNADEGAYNLVVDEETVVDRIG from the coding sequence GTGAACGAGAGCCAGCGGAGAGCGATCCTCGACTCGGCGAAGTACCTCCGGAACGTCCGGCCGCTCGACCCCGAGGAGCTCTCGGAGTACGTCGAGGGCGGCGCCCACCCGGCGGTCGTCCGGCAGGTACTCCGCGAGCACGTCGTCGAGCTCCGGCTCCGAGAGCGCGAGGACGGCACGTTCGTCCCCGCGCCCGAGGAGCCGATCGCGCCGGCCTTCGACGGGGTCCGGACGGTTCCAAAGGAGCATCTGGACCGGCTCGAAGCGCTGCTCGTCGAGCGCTTCGGCCCCGACTGGGCCGACGACGAGACCGGCGACGACCTCCGGGCGGAGATCCGCAGGCTCAAGGAGCGCTACTACCGCCAGCACCCCGTCGAGTACGACTACGAGGCGGCGCTCGGCTACGCGCTCTATCACCTGTCCGCCTACTACGCCGCGACCCAGTACCTGCTCGACGAACTCGCCTCGGCGGGACTGCTCTCCTCGCCGCTTCGCGTCCTCGACGTGGGCGCCGGCGTCGGCGGACCTGCACTCGGGTTGTTCGATTACGTCGGGAGCGAGGGCGCGCTCGTCGAGTACCACGCCGTCGAACCGAGCGCGGCCGCCGACGTACTCGAGACCTTCCTCGAAGGCATCGATCGGAACGTCGACGCGACGATCCACCGAACGACCGCCGAGGCGTTCGAGCCCGAGGGCGAGTACGACCTGCTGGTGTTCGCGAACGTCCTCGTGGAGCTCTCCGAACCCATTGAGGTACTCCGACGGTATCTCTCCTACCTCGCACCCGACGGTTCACTGATCGCGCTCTCGCCGGCGGATAAGAACACCAGCACCAACCTCCGACGGGTCGAGCGCGCGGTGGTCGACGGCCGGACGTCGAACGGGAGGGACGAGGACGGCTACACCGCCTACGCGCCGGAGCTCCGACTGTGGCCGGGCGAGGCCCCTACCGATCGGGGATGGTCGTTCGACCGAAAGCCGGACCTCGAGGTACCCGCCCTCCAGCGCCGGCTCGACGAGGGGGCGCGCGCCGCACACGGCGACGGAACCGCGAACGGCGCGCAGGCGAACGAGCGCGACCCCGCGACCGGCGAGTTCGTCAACCGGGACGTGCAGTACTCCTACTCGATCCTCCGGAGGGACGGCCGCCGGCGCGCCGAGGTCGAGCCCAGTCCCGAGCGGTTCGCGAAGCTCGCCGACACCGAGTCCCACGTTGGCGACCGGATCGACTGCGTGACGGTCAAGCTCAGCCGCTCGCTCTCCGAGGGCGGAAACAACCCCCTGTTCAGGGTGAGCGACGGCAGCCAGTCGACCGATCACTACGCCGTCCTCACTCGTGAAACGTCGCTCAACCGGACGCTTCTCGACGCCGACTACGGCGCCGTGCTCGTCCTCGAGGGGGCGTTAGCGCTCTGGAACGCGGACGAAGGGGCGTACAACCTCGTGGTCGACGAGGAGACGGTCGTCGACCGCATCGGATAA
- a CDS encoding ABC transporter ATP-binding protein has product MSAIELEGLTKRYGDGGSLRLPGRRTGSGEVVGIDDLSFTVAEGEVFGFLGPNGAGKTTTIRTLLGLLSPTSGTATVLGADVLDEAALVEAKRRIGYLPADLGFDEGVTGERVLALHAAIKGGSRREELLELFAPPLERPIREYSTGNERMLGIVQAFMHDPDLVIMDEPTSGLDPLKQERFHEFLREERERGTTVFFSSHVLSEVRQVCDRVGILREGRLVALEDVETLLARGGKRVRVRLAEPVDPEAFATDGTIDVRRVGDSLSFTYAGEYNALLSHLADYDVVDVEIGEPPLEDVFMHYYGEGDGPAPETRTNSEAETEVADA; this is encoded by the coding sequence ATGAGCGCGATCGAACTCGAGGGGCTGACGAAGCGCTACGGCGACGGCGGAAGCCTCCGACTCCCTGGCCGCCGGACGGGATCCGGCGAGGTCGTCGGCATCGACGACCTCTCCTTCACGGTAGCGGAGGGCGAGGTGTTCGGCTTTCTCGGCCCGAACGGTGCGGGCAAGACGACGACGATCCGCACGCTGCTAGGGCTGCTCTCGCCGACGTCGGGTACGGCGACGGTTCTGGGAGCGGACGTCCTCGACGAGGCCGCGCTGGTCGAGGCGAAACGGCGGATCGGCTATCTGCCCGCGGATCTGGGCTTCGACGAGGGGGTGACCGGCGAGCGGGTGCTCGCCCTCCACGCAGCGATCAAGGGCGGGAGCCGCCGCGAGGAGCTCTTAGAACTCTTTGCGCCGCCGCTCGAGCGGCCGATTCGCGAGTACTCGACGGGCAACGAGCGGATGCTCGGCATCGTCCAGGCGTTCATGCACGATCCGGACCTGGTGATCATGGACGAGCCGACCTCGGGGCTCGACCCGCTGAAACAGGAGCGGTTCCACGAGTTTCTGCGCGAGGAGCGCGAGCGCGGCACCACGGTGTTCTTCTCCTCGCACGTGCTGAGCGAGGTCCGGCAGGTCTGCGACCGAGTGGGCATCCTCCGCGAGGGCCGACTCGTCGCGCTCGAGGACGTCGAGACGCTGCTCGCCCGCGGCGGTAAGCGCGTCCGGGTCCGCCTCGCAGAACCGGTCGACCCCGAGGCGTTCGCGACCGACGGCACCATCGACGTACGCCGGGTCGGCGACTCGCTCTCCTTTACGTACGCCGGGGAGTACAACGCGCTGCTCTCCCACCTCGCGGACTACGACGTCGTGGACGTCGAGATCGGTGAGCCCCCGCTGGAGGACGTCTTCATGCACTACTACGGCGAGGGTGACGGACCCGCTCCGGAGACGAGGACGAACTCGGAAGCGGAGACGGAGGTCGCCGATGCTTGA
- a CDS encoding prephenate dehydrogenase dimerization domain-containing protein, protein MDALIVGAGTMGRWFAGVIDGAGTTLAFADLDSEAARAAAEAHGGRAVSPDTDDGFDLVCLAVPIPAVEDAIERYEPIAMSAIVDCSGVMSTPVTAMAEHAPDRERASLHPLFAPENAPGNVAIVEEGGPLVERLRERLEERGNVLVETTPEEHDRAMETIQTKTHAAILAYALAAEEVPTGFETPISAGLGDLVDRVTDGNPHVYADIQETFAGAEAVADAATRIAEADREAFEALYREAGR, encoded by the coding sequence ATGGACGCGCTGATCGTCGGTGCGGGAACGATGGGACGCTGGTTCGCGGGGGTGATCGACGGAGCCGGGACGACGCTCGCGTTCGCCGACCTCGATTCCGAGGCCGCTCGTGCGGCGGCCGAGGCCCACGGTGGCCGAGCGGTTTCGCCCGACACCGACGACGGGTTCGATCTGGTCTGTCTGGCGGTGCCGATCCCCGCGGTCGAGGACGCGATCGAGCGCTACGAACCGATAGCGATGTCGGCGATCGTCGACTGCAGCGGCGTCATGTCGACGCCGGTCACCGCGATGGCCGAACACGCCCCCGACCGCGAGCGGGCGAGCCTCCACCCGCTGTTCGCCCCCGAGAACGCCCCCGGAAACGTCGCGATCGTCGAGGAGGGCGGACCCCTCGTCGAGCGCCTGCGCGAACGGCTCGAGGAACGGGGCAACGTGCTCGTCGAGACCACCCCCGAAGAGCACGACCGCGCGATGGAGACGATCCAGACGAAGACCCACGCCGCGATCCTCGCGTACGCGCTCGCCGCGGAGGAGGTCCCGACGGGGTTCGAGACGCCGATCTCCGCCGGACTCGGTGACCTCGTCGATCGCGTCACCGACGGCAACCCCCACGTCTACGCCGACATCCAGGAGACGTTCGCGGGCGCGGAGGCTGTCGCCGACGCGGCCACTCGGATCGCCGAGGCCGATCGCGAGGCGTTCGAGGCGCTCTATCGAGAGGCCGGACGGTGA
- the aroA gene encoding 3-phosphoshikimate 1-carboxyvinyltransferase: protein MDATITRSSVGGVAQAPPSKSYTHRAILAAGYAGGAIVHDPLKSADTRATMRAVEAFGGDVGEKEEHLAVDGFSGHPGVPTDVIDCANSGTTMRLVSATAALADGITVLTGDRSLRSRPQGPLLDAIEQLEGRAESTRGNGQAPLVIGGPIQGGEVSIPGDVSSQYVSALLMAGAVTEEGIEIDLETELKSAPYVDVTLELLEAFGVRAEPVGTDGENGVRSAGAEGFSVAGGQSYEPAEGEYHVPGDFSSISYLLAAGVLAADEGLTIRGAYPSAQGDAAIVDVVERMGGEVEWDRENGRIEVERSALSGVEVDVGDTPDLLPTIATLGAAADGETRITNCEHVRYKETDRVSAMAKELDALGAVVEEYTDELVVDGAASELSGTAVAGHKDHRIVMALSVAGLVAEGATTVRGAEHVDVSFPGFFEVLYDLGADVVRE, encoded by the coding sequence ATGGACGCCACCATCACGCGCTCCTCGGTCGGCGGGGTCGCCCAGGCTCCGCCGTCGAAGAGCTACACCCATCGAGCGATCCTCGCGGCGGGCTACGCCGGCGGCGCGATCGTTCACGATCCGCTGAAAAGCGCAGACACGCGTGCGACGATGCGCGCCGTCGAGGCGTTCGGGGGCGACGTGGGCGAGAAGGAGGAGCACCTCGCCGTCGACGGCTTCTCCGGACACCCCGGCGTGCCAACGGACGTGATCGACTGCGCCAACAGCGGAACGACGATGCGCCTGGTGAGCGCCACCGCGGCGCTCGCGGACGGCATCACGGTGCTGACGGGCGATCGGTCGCTTCGCTCGCGCCCGCAGGGACCCCTGCTGGACGCGATCGAGCAGTTGGAAGGACGCGCCGAGAGCACCCGCGGGAACGGCCAGGCGCCGCTCGTAATCGGCGGGCCGATCCAGGGCGGCGAGGTGTCGATCCCCGGCGACGTCTCCTCGCAGTACGTCTCCGCGCTGTTGATGGCCGGCGCCGTCACCGAGGAGGGGATCGAGATCGACCTCGAGACCGAGCTCAAGTCCGCGCCGTACGTCGACGTCACGCTCGAACTCCTCGAGGCGTTCGGGGTCCGGGCCGAACCGGTGGGAACCGACGGCGAGAACGGCGTCCGCTCGGCCGGCGCCGAGGGGTTCTCGGTCGCGGGCGGGCAGTCCTACGAGCCCGCCGAGGGCGAGTACCACGTCCCCGGCGACTTCTCCTCGATCTCCTACCTGCTGGCGGCGGGCGTCCTCGCCGCCGACGAGGGGCTGACGATCCGCGGGGCGTACCCCAGCGCGCAGGGTGACGCCGCCATCGTCGACGTCGTCGAACGAATGGGCGGCGAGGTGGAATGGGATCGCGAGAACGGCCGCATCGAGGTCGAACGATCCGCCCTCTCGGGCGTCGAGGTCGACGTCGGCGACACCCCCGACCTCCTCCCGACGATCGCGACCCTGGGTGCGGCCGCGGACGGCGAGACGCGGATCACCAACTGCGAGCACGTCCGGTACAAGGAGACCGATCGGGTGAGCGCGATGGCCAAGGAGCTCGACGCGCTCGGTGCGGTCGTCGAGGAGTATACCGACGAGCTCGTCGTCGACGGCGCCGCCTCCGAACTGTCGGGAACGGCCGTCGCGGGCCACAAGGACCACCGGATCGTGATGGCACTCTCGGTCGCGGGGCTGGTCGCCGAGGGGGCAACGACGGTCCGGGGCGCCGAGCACGTCGACGTCTCCTTCCCCGGCTTCTTCGAGGTTCTCTACGACCTCGGCGCGGACGTCGTCCGCGAGTGA
- a CDS encoding M24 family metallopeptidase yields MEPDLSELDAFLDENGADGYLIEADSTDSDQLYLSGFDAPDSFVTLHMDETHLLVSGLEYGRARSESRAETVSRYADYGYREKVEEYGPIGAKPRLIAEFLADHDAGRVVVPARFPLALADGLRELDVGVSAETDDVLTGIRAVKTDEEIDSIREAQRANEEAMHTAETLLEEASVEEGVLQHGGEPLTSERVRREIEIALLRLDCALDETIVSCGADAADPHDRGSGPLHTDETIVIDVFPRSKETNYHADMTRTFVVGEPSETAREWYDLTAEAKEAALEAIEPGVTGAEVHAAACEVYEEAGLPTLRNDESTETGFIHSTGHGIGLDVHELPRLSESGGELEPGHVVTVEPGLYDPEVGGVRIEDLVVVREDGYENLTDYPEEFVIN; encoded by the coding sequence ATGGAACCGGATCTCTCCGAACTCGACGCGTTTCTCGATGAGAACGGCGCCGACGGCTACCTGATCGAGGCCGACTCGACCGACTCCGATCAGCTGTACCTCTCGGGGTTCGACGCGCCCGATTCGTTCGTCACCCTTCACATGGACGAGACGCACTTGCTCGTCTCGGGGCTGGAGTACGGCCGGGCTCGATCGGAGAGCCGCGCAGAGACGGTCTCGCGCTACGCCGACTACGGCTACCGCGAGAAGGTCGAGGAGTACGGACCCATCGGCGCGAAACCGCGACTGATCGCCGAGTTCCTCGCCGACCACGACGCCGGACGGGTCGTCGTCCCCGCACGGTTCCCCCTCGCGCTCGCCGACGGCCTGCGCGAACTCGACGTCGGCGTCTCGGCCGAGACCGACGACGTGCTGACGGGGATCCGTGCGGTGAAGACCGACGAGGAGATCGACTCCATTCGCGAGGCTCAGCGCGCCAACGAGGAGGCGATGCATACCGCCGAGACGCTCCTCGAGGAGGCGAGCGTCGAGGAGGGCGTCCTCCAGCACGGGGGCGAACCCCTGACGAGCGAGCGCGTTCGACGCGAGATCGAGATCGCGCTGCTCCGTCTCGACTGTGCCCTCGACGAGACGATCGTCTCCTGTGGTGCCGACGCCGCCGACCCCCACGACCGCGGCAGCGGCCCGCTTCACACCGACGAGACGATCGTGATCGACGTCTTCCCCCGGAGCAAGGAGACGAACTACCACGCCGACATGACCCGGACGTTCGTCGTCGGCGAGCCGAGCGAGACGGCACGCGAGTGGTACGATCTCACGGCCGAGGCGAAGGAGGCCGCCCTCGAGGCGATCGAGCCCGGCGTCACCGGCGCGGAGGTCCACGCCGCGGCCTGCGAGGTGTACGAGGAGGCGGGTCTGCCGACGCTGCGAAACGACGAATCGACGGAGACGGGGTTCATCCACTCGACGGGTCACGGCATCGGCCTCGACGTCCACGAGCTACCCCGTCTGAGCGAGAGCGGCGGCGAACTCGAACCGGGTCACGTCGTCACCGTCGAACCCGGCCTCTACGACCCCGAGGTCGGCGGCGTGCGGATCGAGGACCTCGTCGTCGTTCGCGAGGACGGCTACGAGAACCTCACCGACTACCCCGAGGAGTTCGTGATCAACTGA
- a CDS encoding ABC transporter permease subunit has protein sequence MLEIVRYEAEKRIKGTLALAIGLGVLAVFFVAFFPSLEASGIDFDAYVEAYPPAVQEAFGISSLDTIEGFLAVEVYQFLWLLLLGLYFAYSAGGLIAGDVERDRMDLTLSLPISRSRVLAEKFASVLVPILALNAVVPVVVYAVVLAIGQSIDVADLAVVHLLSIPYLLVCGAIGLVLSTLVDRADVAKRIAIAAVFVLYLIESIAASTDGLEWIGYVSPTHYYDPTAILVEGSYDLTGAAILLGATVLLVLVARYRFQRADVGA, from the coding sequence ATGCTTGAGATCGTCCGGTACGAGGCCGAGAAACGGATCAAGGGGACGCTCGCGTTGGCGATCGGTCTCGGCGTGCTCGCGGTGTTCTTCGTGGCCTTCTTCCCGTCGCTCGAGGCCTCCGGCATCGACTTCGACGCGTACGTCGAGGCGTACCCGCCGGCGGTCCAGGAGGCGTTCGGGATCTCCTCGCTCGACACGATCGAGGGCTTTCTCGCCGTCGAGGTCTACCAGTTCCTCTGGCTGTTGCTCCTGGGGCTCTACTTCGCCTACAGCGCGGGCGGGCTGATCGCCGGCGACGTCGAGCGCGATCGGATGGACCTCACGCTCTCGCTTCCGATCTCGCGCTCGCGCGTCCTCGCGGAGAAGTTCGCCTCGGTGCTGGTGCCGATCCTCGCGCTGAACGCCGTCGTGCCGGTGGTCGTCTACGCCGTCGTCCTCGCCATCGGCCAGTCGATCGACGTGGCGGATCTCGCGGTGGTTCACCTCCTCTCGATCCCGTATCTGCTGGTCTGTGGGGCGATCGGGCTCGTCCTCTCGACGCTGGTCGACCGGGCCGACGTCGCCAAACGCATCGCCATCGCCGCGGTGTTCGTCCTCTACCTGATCGAGTCGATCGCCGCGAGCACCGACGGTCTCGAGTGGATCGGCTACGTGAGTCCCACCCACTACTACGACCCGACGGCGATCCTCGTCGAGGGAAGCTACGACCTGACCGGCGCGGCGATCCTGCTCGGCGCGACCGTGCTATTGGTGCTCGTGGCGCGCTACCGGTTCCAACGGGCGGACGTCGGCGCATGA
- a CDS encoding TetR/AcrR family transcriptional regulator translates to MTAFDDRERARIREALIESGRERFARYGLRKTTIADLTEPVGIATGTFYRFFDSKEALFWTVLEGEREDVLERYEAAVAAADGPREEIVALLTAICDEIEANPLTRAVLADGEIDRLIRGMSDEELAEGHRRSVEYLLSYVESWQEAGAVIEADPEVVAGVLRAVTFVTLHRDELGPGYPAVRATLIERLAIGLTATEE, encoded by the coding sequence ATGACCGCGTTCGACGACCGCGAGCGAGCGCGGATCCGCGAGGCACTGATCGAGTCCGGCCGCGAGCGCTTCGCGCGATACGGGCTGCGCAAGACGACGATCGCCGACCTGACCGAGCCGGTAGGAATCGCGACGGGAACGTTCTACCGCTTCTTCGACTCGAAGGAGGCGCTGTTCTGGACGGTCCTGGAGGGCGAGCGCGAGGACGTCCTCGAGCGATACGAGGCCGCGGTCGCGGCGGCCGACGGTCCGCGGGAGGAGATCGTCGCCCTCCTGACGGCGATCTGTGACGAGATCGAGGCGAACCCCCTCACCCGCGCGGTGCTCGCCGACGGGGAGATCGATCGGCTGATCCGTGGCATGTCCGACGAGGAGCTCGCCGAGGGCCACCGCCGGAGCGTCGAGTACCTGTTGTCGTACGTCGAGTCGTGGCAGGAGGCCGGCGCCGTCATCGAGGCAGATCCCGAGGTCGTCGCCGGCGTCCTTCGAGCGGTAACATTCGTCACCCTCCATCGGGACGAACTCGGCCCGGGGTACCCGGCGGTCCGCGCGACGCTGATCGAACGACTGGCGATCGGACTTACGGCGACGGAGGAGTGA